The Methanobrevibacter oralis genomic sequence GTTAATATGGGTCATCATATTGCTCCAAGACCATATAAAATAATTGACAAGACAACGGGTGAAATATTATTAAAAGATAAATTAACTGAAGATAATTATGTCATTGTTTCATTTTCAAATTCTTTAAGCAGGGTTGGTTTTGATTTTAAAGATAAATTTATTTTTGTTGAACGTATTGGTGGGGTAAGCGGCACTTTAATTAGAAAAAGTATAAATAAAAATGATTTTAACAATGTTTTAGATATGATGCCTCCTCAAACAATAAATATTTTAAGAAGGGAAATAAAAAATGATGGGATAATTTTTGGAATTAGAGATGAAGAGTCCATTTTAGATGTTGCAAATAATTATTCTTTTGAGGAACTTTCATCTTTGAATCTATTTAATGAGAAATTAGCTAAAAGAATTGTTGATAAAAGACCTTTTTTTGATGTTAATCAAATCTTAAAATCTATTCCTCAAGGATTTTCAACACATTTTACTCAAAGGGTTTTAAGTATTTTAGAAAATCCAATTAAAAAAGAGATAATATCTGAATATATTAATAAATACCCCTCAACAATTAGAATTTTATCTTATAAAAATAAAGAAAGCTTAGAGAAATTTAAAAAAAAGGTTAATAATGAAAATATTTCATTATTTGCTGACTAAATTATTAATTACATTTAATGGATTTGTAAGACCGTATAGAGCATCCATAAATGTCGGGTAACTTGTATTAAGTATAAATAGGTATATTATGTAGTATACTACAAGTAAAGTGAGTAATATCAAAATGATTATTAAAATAATATCTATAATGCTCATAGGTTCTTTTTCATCATGATAATTAAGATTGTGTATTGAGGTTTCCTCTTCTACTAGTTCTCCTCTTTCCCTAGCTATTTCTCTTCTGATTCTCTCTTCAATTTCATCATATTCTTTCTGACTTCTAGTAGGAGTTTGAGGCTTGTATTCTTTTCGTGTTAAAGATCCATATTTTTCTTCATCTTTAGCTAATTGTTCGCCTAATGAAATCTCTTCTTCATCAAAATACAAATCATCTAAGTACCTTTCATATTTATCTTCAAGAGCCCTTGTGCTTTGAGAATCATAATTATGTTCTGGATAAATAGCATATTCTTCATTAATTGGTTGGGTAGGAACTGTTTTTTTTACTTTATAATCAGTTATTTGGGCTTTCTGTGGTTTTTGAGTATATGAGGATTCAGGTCTTTCACTATATTCTATGTTGCTTTTAATATTGTAGGGTGACTCATCACTAATAGCTTTATTTTCAGCTGCATAATTTTCTTGTTGATTAATAGCCTCTTCATAAATGCCATAGTCTTCTTGTGCTTTGTAAGTATTTTTATCTAATCTTGCTGGCTCTGTTTTTTTAGGGATATTACTTTCATTTGCAGTTTCGCTTAAACCGATTCCTACAATTTTTTCTAAACAATCTTTACAATATGTTTTTCCAGCAATTTCTAAACCACATTCTTTACAAACAGATTTTCCACATATGGCGCATGTATCTGTTCCATTTCTATCAGGATGATAATAACATTCCATAAATTACACACTCTAACCAATTAATTTAGTTAATATATATTTTTTTATTTATATAAATATTATTATTTTCTATTTAAAATTTAAATGATAACTTGTTTTGATTATATAATAATTCATTCACTGGTTTTGAATCATGTAAATAAGTTTGGATTATTTTTTATCAGTTGTTATGATGATTTTTTCACCAACAATTTCAGACACGACTAAATCATCGAGGGTTGATAAAAAGCTTCCAAGAGTTTTTGATTCTATTTCGTA encodes the following:
- a CDS encoding nucleotidyltransferase family protein, with product MLKVRNILKRDMELFFNDLTQDCKVSSDSSDITLLADFTEYNPLHNGHFHCMKVAKQQVNESLFVAIVPGLFERSGRGIPYILPREIRAEMAISVGADVVVEGPPMGIMGSGQYSLSLAKMFKVLNTDFIPRGYKAFNSFGNILKRVNMGHHIAPRPYKIIDKTTGEILLKDKLTEDNYVIVSFSNSLSRVGFDFKDKFIFVERIGGVSGTLIRKSINKNDFNNVLDMMPPQTINILRREIKNDGIIFGIRDEESILDVANNYSFEELSSLNLFNEKLAKRIVDKRPFFDVNQILKSIPQGFSTHFTQRVLSILENPIKKEIISEYINKYPSTIRILSYKNKESLEKFKKKVNNENISLFAD
- a CDS encoding FYVE zinc finger domain-containing protein, with translation MECYYHPDRNGTDTCAICGKSVCKECGLEIAGKTYCKDCLEKIVGIGLSETANESNIPKKTEPARLDKNTYKAQEDYGIYEEAINQQENYAAENKAISDESPYNIKSNIEYSERPESSYTQKPQKAQITDYKVKKTVPTQPINEEYAIYPEHNYDSQSTRALEDKYERYLDDLYFDEEEISLGEQLAKDEEKYGSLTRKEYKPQTPTRSQKEYDEIEERIRREIARERGELVEEETSIHNLNYHDEKEPMSIIDIILIIILILLTLLVVYYIIYLFILNTSYPTFMDALYGLTNPLNVINNLVSK